The Nocardia arthritidis genome has a window encoding:
- a CDS encoding TauD/TfdA family dioxygenase, whose translation MFDRLVPGEVVKLRRQEAARVWTAALRAACAHRGSQDSVEVASGLIAYLPSSVIGALHRFRTVGTAHNVLLVRNLCASAAGLPATPATRTPSVSTPVVDAAALLLLAVSWSLGEPFTFRSLIDGRLVEHIVPVAGHEDDQNGGGSTAALQWHVEDGFTDDRCDYFGLLCLRGHPGAATVLASARNLDLPDEITAVLRQPRFIMVPSAEHDLPHPVDLVAAPILTGPEDDPEICFDAIYQRPADPDDRQAAAAMIALTAALDRAAIGHHARPGDLLLVDNRRTVHGRTVFQPRYDGTDRWLLRTYTCASVRAHRRRGALRVVG comes from the coding sequence GTGGACGGCGGCGCTGCGGGCGGCCTGCGCGCACCGCGGATCGCAGGATTCCGTCGAGGTCGCTTCCGGTCTCATTGCCTACCTTCCGTCGAGTGTGATCGGCGCACTGCACCGCTTCCGCACCGTCGGCACCGCACACAATGTGCTGTTGGTTCGGAATCTGTGCGCGAGTGCGGCCGGATTGCCTGCCACTCCGGCAACCCGGACACCCTCGGTGTCAACACCGGTGGTCGATGCCGCCGCACTGTTGCTGTTGGCGGTTTCCTGGTCGCTGGGTGAGCCGTTCACGTTCCGATCACTGATCGATGGACGGCTTGTCGAACACATAGTCCCGGTAGCCGGCCACGAGGACGACCAGAACGGTGGCGGCAGTACCGCCGCGCTGCAGTGGCATGTCGAGGACGGTTTCACCGACGACCGTTGCGATTACTTCGGATTGCTGTGTCTGCGCGGCCACCCCGGGGCCGCGACAGTGCTGGCGTCGGCCCGCAACCTCGATCTGCCCGATGAGATAACGGCGGTCCTGCGTCAGCCGCGGTTCATCATGGTGCCCTCGGCCGAACACGACCTCCCGCACCCCGTCGACCTCGTCGCCGCGCCGATATTGACCGGACCCGAGGACGACCCGGAGATCTGCTTCGACGCGATCTACCAACGTCCCGCCGATCCCGACGACCGTCAGGCGGCCGCGGCGATGATCGCGCTGACCGCGGCCCTCGACCGTGCGGCGATCGGTCACCACGCACGTCCCGGCGACCTGCTGCTGGTGGACAACCGGCGAACGGTCCACGGCCGCACGGTATTTCAACCGCGTTACGACGGTACCGATCGATGGCTGCTGCGCACGTACACCTGCGCATCCGTCCGGGCCCACCGCCGCCGTGGCGCGCTGCGGGTCGTCGGATGA